One window from the genome of Haloprofundus halobius encodes:
- a CDS encoding acyl-CoA dehydrogenase family protein, producing MGLARAALEDTVAYTSEREQYGGRIGDYQGVRWRVGEMARRVDTARLLTLRAADYADRGRDASREFAMAKVYATEAAVDVTNDALQLHGGVGYTTERRIERYLRDARLLTIAGGPNEGHRDSVADAVYDRGA from the coding sequence GTGGGCCTCGCCCGCGCCGCGCTCGAAGACACCGTCGCCTACACGAGCGAGCGCGAGCAGTACGGCGGCCGTATCGGCGACTACCAGGGCGTCCGCTGGCGCGTCGGCGAGATGGCTCGCCGCGTCGACACCGCGCGACTGCTCACGCTTCGGGCGGCCGACTACGCCGATCGCGGCCGCGACGCGAGCCGCGAGTTCGCCATGGCGAAAGTGTACGCCACCGAGGCCGCCGTCGACGTGACGAACGACGCGCTCCAGCTCCACGGCGGCGTCGGCTACACGACCGAGCGGCGGATCGAACGCTACCTGCGCGACGCGCGTCTCCTGACCATCGCCGGCGGACCGAACGAGGGCCACCGCGACAGCGTCGCCGACGCGGTTTACGACCGCGGCGCGTGA